The following are encoded together in the Bacteroidales bacterium MB20-C3-3 genome:
- a CDS encoding energy transducer TonB, translating to MKKVFSIIFLFCGFISCQSKKDNNIVELTEFSKDLVSLYINNAENLSAKKRKDEIIIISIADTSFYFLSVFANNSKEYIFCREDFIGQTMYLGHLVRVFGDENSMFYSLNDKINKQKRCNDNYIEYDPNMWQICFYKDKTFCKMRTYKGTPSDDISEIQILAEKHFNVSQSIRDKVYQLDEIENEPKFVLGEDTLRKIISSNFIKRNKGHLSKIPLVVHIVVDTNGKATLKGIVKSSNDVELDKEAIRVAKIISQYDFIPASHRGQTVRAIYPIVFLKSDITPDI from the coding sequence ATGAAAAAAGTATTTAGTATCATATTCCTATTTTGCGGTTTTATTTCATGTCAATCAAAAAAAGACAATAACATTGTAGAGCTAACGGAGTTTTCAAAAGATTTAGTCTCTCTGTATATCAACAATGCTGAAAATCTAAGTGCAAAAAAAAGAAAGGACGAAATAATTATTATTTCTATAGCAGATACTTCTTTTTATTTTCTATCTGTTTTTGCAAATAACAGTAAAGAGTATATATTTTGTAGAGAAGATTTTATCGGACAAACTATGTATTTAGGACATTTAGTAAGAGTATTTGGCGATGAAAATTCTATGTTTTATTCTTTAAACGATAAAATAAACAAACAGAAGCGATGTAATGATAATTACATAGAATATGATCCAAACATGTGGCAGATTTGTTTTTACAAAGACAAAACATTCTGCAAAATGAGAACATATAAAGGTACTCCGAGCGATGATATTTCGGAAATACAAATTTTGGCTGAAAAACACTTTAATGTATCACAAAGCATAAGAGACAAAGTTTATCAATTAGACGAGATTGAGAATGAACCAAAGTTTGTTTTGGGTGAAGATACATTAAGGAAAATAATATCTTCAAACTTCATAAAGCGCAATAAAGGCCATCTAAGTAAAATTCCATTAGTTGTACATATTGTTGTAGATACAAATGGTAAAGCCACACTAAAAGGAATTGTAAAAAGTTCAAATGATGTTGAATTGGACAAAGAAGCAATAAGGGTAGCCAAAATAATTTCTCAATATGACTTTATTCCTGCATCGCACAGAGGCCAAACAGTTAGAGCCATTTATCCGATTGTTTTTTTGAAAAGCGATATTACACCAGACATATGA
- a CDS encoding RHS repeat-associated core domain-containing protein has product MIRKDGAEYIRQYNITDHLGNVRSVVNQSGTVEQATDYYPYGLSFSNNNLTKNRYLYNGKEIQNQTLSSQFFGMYDYGAKYYDPVIGRWMGVDPLAADYYSLSPYGYCAGNPIVYSDENGEWINFVVGSVIGAATDYALQVATNYVKGKKGLEAWTDVSGSSIAVSAVAGATGVGIATKVGKAMKVAKMAKGMKATITVGTEVATDAVVSATNQLVTTGEVDLKDVAIDATAGQIVGKTVSKAVQNKAQASRTAKVLHNQADRAQRVAKGSREVRQVAADKATKKAENFGAGRATAAGVASSGTASTVVRELDDKTINNNEKVFINREYN; this is encoded by the coding sequence ATGATACGAAAAGATGGTGCAGAGTACATACGCCAGTACAACATAACAGACCATCTGGGAAATGTCAGGTCTGTTGTAAACCAGTCCGGGACAGTTGAACAGGCTACTGACTATTACCCCTATGGATTATCTTTCAGCAATAATAATCTAACTAAAAACCGTTATCTTTACAATGGCAAGGAGATCCAGAACCAGACCCTCTCCTCACAGTTCTTTGGAATGTATGATTACGGAGCGAAGTATTACGATCCCGTGATAGGGAGGTGGATGGGGGTTGATCCGTTGGCAGCAGATTATTATTCTTTGTCTCCATATGGTTATTGTGCCGGAAATCCTATTGTTTACAGTGATGAAAATGGAGAATGGATAAATTTTGTTGTCGGTTCTGTCATTGGAGCTGCTACAGATTATGCTTTACAAGTCGCAACGAATTATGTTAAAGGTAAAAAAGGACTTGAAGCGTGGACTGATGTAAGTGGAAGTTCTATTGCGGTATCAGCAGTAGCAGGAGCTACAGGGGTTGGGATTGCTACAAAAGTTGGCAAGGCAATGAAAGTAGCAAAAATGGCGAAAGGAATGAAGGCAACAATAACGGTTGGAACCGAAGTTGCAACAGATGCTGTAGTAAGTGCAACAAACCAATTAGTAACAACTGGCGAAGTAGATTTAAAAGATGTGGCAATTGATGCAACTGCTGGTCAGATAGTTGGGAAAACCGTAAGTAAGGCAGTTCAGAACAAAGCGCAAGCATCAAGAACGGCAAAGGTTTTACACAATCAAGCCGATAGAGCACAAAGAGTAGCGAAGGGAAGTCGAGAAGTGAGACAAGTTGCTGCAGATAAAGCTACTAAAAAAGCTGAAAATTTTGGAGCTGGCAGAGCAACGGCAGCAGGTGTAGCAAGCTCTGGAACAGCTTCTACTGTGGTTAGAGAGCTTGATGATAAAACAATAAATAATAATGAAAAAGTTTTTATCAACAGAGAATATAATTAG